ACATAATCATAGTCATGACCACGATCATCATGCACATAGTCATGTCCATAGAAATTTAAAAGATATAGAAGAAATAATAGATGCTAGTCAATTAAATAACTATATAAAGGATTTAAGTAAGAAGATATTTAAATTTGTAGCAGAATCTGAGGCAAAAATTCATAATAAGGATATAAATAATGTACATTTTCATGAAGTGGGGGCGATAGATTCAATAGTGGATATAGTGGGTACTGCCATATGTATAGATATGTTAGAATTTGATAAAATATATGCCTCTCCTTTACATATAGGTACAGGATTTGTGAACTGTGCCCATGGTAATATTCCTGTTCCAGCACCTGCTACATTGGAAATTTTAAAGGGCGTGGAGGTCTATTCTACAGGGATAAAATCTGAGCTTGTAACGCCTACTGGAGCTGCTATAATAAAGGCATTGGCTGAGGAGTTTATACCAATTCCCAATATGACCATGGAGAAAATAGGTTATGGGTTAGGTAAGAAGGATTTAGAAATAACTAATGTATTAAGGATATATATGGGTAAAAAAAAACTGACTCAGAATTAAATATATTAGAGACAAATGTAGATGATATGAATCCAGAATATTATTCCTATATAATGCCCAAACTCTTAGAAGAGGGGGCAAAGGATGTATATATGGCTAATATAATGATGAAAAAAAATAGGCCTGCTATTAAGCTTACGGTATTATGTGAAAGTGATGATGTAAAAAATATGGAGGATATATTGTTTAAAGAAACAAGTACATTGGGAATAAGAAGGTATAAAGTGAAAAGGACAGAGCTTGAAAGAAAATTTATTAAAATAAAGACTAAATTTGGTTTAGTGACATTAAAATTAGGATATAAAGAAGGGAAAATATTAAAATATAGTCCAGAATATCAAGAGTGTCAGGAGATAGCCAAGGGTTTTGATATTCCTATAAATAAGGTATATAAAGAGATAATACATAGTGCCAAAAAATATTTTGAGGTAGCTAAATTATATTATTCTTGACAACAATATGAGATTTTGTTAACCTAAAAAGAACTTATATATAAGACTCATATATCTCCTGGAATATGGCTAGGAAGTTTCTACCAGATGACCGTAAATTGTCTGACTATGGGTGGAATTCAACGAAATTATTAATCTGCCATGTATTCCACTCATTTTAAGGGATACATGGTTTTTTGTATTTATATTTTACTATTAAAGATAGAGGAGGAAAATACAGTGGAAAAGTTTATTGGAGAAGGATTAACCTTTGATGATGTACTTTTAGTACCTGCTAAATCTGAGGTTCTACCTAAAGATACACAGCTTAATACAAAATTAACTAAAAAGATTAGATTAAATATTCCTATGATGAGTGCGGGAATGGATACTGTTACTGAGGCAAAAATGGCCATAGCAATGGCTAGAGAAGGTGGCGTTGGAATTATTCATAAAAATATGTCTATTGAAAAACAGGCATTGGAAGTAGATAAGGTAAAGAGATCAGAACACGGAGTAATAACAGATCCCTTTTATTTATCACCAGACCATTTAGTAAGTGATGCCTTAGAACTTATGGAAAGATATCGTATATCGGGTGTACCTATAACCGATGAAAAAATGAGATTAGTAGGAATTATAACCAATAGAGATATAAGATTTGAAGTTGATACAAGCAAAAAGATCGATGATGTTATGACTAAAAAGAATTTAGTTACAGCAAGAAAAGATATAAATATGGAAGAAGCTCAAGAGATATTGAGAAGTCATAAAATAGAAAAATTGCCTTTAATAGATGAAAAGGGTCTATTGGCAGGATTAATAACTATTAAAGATATAGAAAAATCTATAAAGTATCCCAATGCAGCCAAAGATGACAGTGGTAGACTATTGGCAGGAGCGGCAGTTGGTGTTACAGCAGATGTTATGGACAGGATAAAGGCATTGGTGGAAGCCAAAGTAGATATAATAGTTGTAGATACAGCCCATGGACATTCTAAAGGGGTAATTGAAACGGTAGCAAAAATAAAGACTAATTTTCCAGATTTACAATTAATCGCAGGTAATGTGGCGACGGCTGCAGCTACAGAAGACCTTATAAAGGCAGGAGTAGACGCAGTAAAGGTAGGTATAGGACCTGGATCCATATGTACAACAAGGGTTGTAGCTGGAGTAGGAGTACCTCAAATAACTGCTATAATGAATTGTGCTAGTGCTGCTAAAAAATATGGAATACCTACTATAGCTGATGGAGGCATTAAATATTCAGGAGATATAGCTAAGGCATTAGCGGCTGGTGCAGATGTAGTTATGATAGGTTCTTTACTTGCAGGAACTGAAGAAAGCCCTGGAGAAACTGAATTATACCAAGGTAGAAGGTTTAAGGTATATAGAGGTATGGGTTCTATGGCAGCTATGGCTGAAGGCAGTAAAGATAGATATTTCCAAGAGGATGCAAAAAAACTTGTACCAGAGGGTATAGAAGGTAGAGTTGCATATAAAGGACCCATTAGTGACACTGTATATCAATTGGTAGGAGGACTTAAGGCAGGTATGGGATATTGTGGTGCTGGAAATATTAGAGATTTGAAAGAAAAGACTCAATTTGTAAGGATAACCAATGCAGGACTTATAGAAAGTCATCCCCACGATATCCACTTGACAAAAGAAGCACCTAATTATAGTAGAAGTTAGATAATATAATATTTGGTAGTTCGTAGTCGATAGTTGAAATCCTACGGATTTCTATTCTTTGCCTAAGAACTAAGAGTTAATAATTAAATGGAGCTAAGAATTAGAAAAAGAAAGGGTTGAGGATAATTGAATAATGATCTTGTATTAATTATGGATTTTGGAGGTCAATATAGCCAATTGATAGCAAGAAGGGTAAGGGAAGCAAATGTATATTGCGAGATAGTACCCTATGATTATAGTATAGAAGATATAAAGAAAAAGGCACCAAAGGGCATAATATTTTCAGGTGGTCCTGCCAGTGTATATGCAGAGAATTCTCCTAAATGTCATGAAGAAGTATTTCATTTAGGTATTCCAGTTCTTGGTATATGTTATGGTGGACAATTGATGTCTCAAGTTTTTGGAGGAAAGGTAAATAGAGCGGATTCTAGAGAATATGGTAGAGTTGAACTAAATATATTAGATGACGAAGGCATATTTGAAGGTATAAAACAAGATATATTGTGTTGGATGAGTCATACAGACTTTATAGAGACTCCTCCTGAAGGATTCGATATTACGGCTACCACTGAGTTCTGTCCTGTTGCTGCAATGGCAAATAAGGATAAAAAACTTTATGCGGTACAATTTCATCCAGAGGTAGAACATACTGAAATGGGAAGAGAGATACTAAATAATTTCCTATACAATGTATGTGAAATTAGTGGTGATTGGAATATGGGCGATTTTGCTACTGAAACCATAGAGGCTATAAAGAATGAGATAGGAGATGGAAAGGCATTGTGTGCCCTTTCAGGTGGAGTAGATTCATCAGTTGCAGCAGTATTGGTTCATAAGGCCATAGGTAAAAACCTTACCTGTGTTTTTGTTGACCATGGTCTGTTGAGAAAAAATGAAGCAGATCAAGTGGAAGAGGTATTTAGAAATAAATTTGATATGAATTTAATAAGGGTTGATGCTAAAGATAGATTCTTAGGGAAGTTAAAAGGTGTTACAGACCCTGAGAGAAAGAGGAAGATTATAGGAGAAGAATTCATAAGGGTATTTGAAGAAGAAAAGGCTAAATTAGGAAAGATTGATTATTTGGTACAGGGAACTATATATCCCGATGTAATAGAGAGTGGAACTGACAAGGCATCGGTCATAAAAAGTCATCACAATGTTGGAGGACTTCCTGAGGATGTAGACTTTAAACTAGTGGAACCTTTAGATCAATTATTTAAGGACGAAGTAAGAAAAGTTGGTAAAGAACTCAATATTCCCGAGGAAATAGTAGAGAGACAACCATTCCCAGGGCCTGGACTTGCCATTAGAGTATTAGGTGAAATTACAGAAGAGAAGCTTAAAATAGTTAGAGAGGCCGACTGGATATTTAGAGAAGAGATAAAGAAGGCAGGATTAAACAAAGTGATTTGGCAATATTTTGCAGCATTGCCAAATATAAAGAGTGTAGGAGTAATGGGTGATGAAAGAACCTATAGTCATACCATAGCATTGAGGGCAGTAACATCCTCCGATGGAATGACAGCAGATTGGGCAAGGATTCCCCATGAAGTATTAGAGAAAATCTCTAATAAG
The sequence above is a segment of the Clostridiisalibacter paucivorans DSM 22131 genome. Coding sequences within it:
- the larC gene encoding nickel pincer cofactor biosynthesis protein LarC yields the protein MEEKILYFDCLAGISGDMTIGALLDLGIDNEKFIEELEKLNIDGYELEIKNDQKNGITGTDFNVIIKEHHQHNHSHDHDHHAHSHVHRNLKDIEEIIDASQLNNYIKDLSKKIFKFVAESEAKIHNKDINNVHFHEVGAIDSIVDIVGTAICIDMLEFDKIYASPLHIGTGFVNCAHGNIPVPAPATLEILKGVEVYSTGIKSELVTPTGAAIIKALAEEFIPIPNMTMEKIGYGLGKKDLEITNVLRIYMGKKKLTQN
- the larC gene encoding nickel insertion protein; translated protein: MNPEYYSYIMPKLLEEGAKDVYMANIMMKKNRPAIKLTVLCESDDVKNMEDILFKETSTLGIRRYKVKRTELERKFIKIKTKFGLVTLKLGYKEGKILKYSPEYQECQEIAKGFDIPINKVYKEIIHSAKKYFEVAKLYYS
- the guaA gene encoding glutamine-hydrolyzing GMP synthase; this encodes MNNDLVLIMDFGGQYSQLIARRVREANVYCEIVPYDYSIEDIKKKAPKGIIFSGGPASVYAENSPKCHEEVFHLGIPVLGICYGGQLMSQVFGGKVNRADSREYGRVELNILDDEGIFEGIKQDILCWMSHTDFIETPPEGFDITATTEFCPVAAMANKDKKLYAVQFHPEVEHTEMGREILNNFLYNVCEISGDWNMGDFATETIEAIKNEIGDGKALCALSGGVDSSVAAVLVHKAIGKNLTCVFVDHGLLRKNEADQVEEVFRNKFDMNLIRVDAKDRFLGKLKGVTDPERKRKIIGEEFIRVFEEEKAKLGKIDYLVQGTIYPDVIESGTDKASVIKSHHNVGGLPEDVDFKLVEPLDQLFKDEVRKVGKELNIPEEIVERQPFPGPGLAIRVLGEITEEKLKIVREADWIFREEIKKAGLNKVIWQYFAALPNIKSVGVMGDERTYSHTIALRAVTSSDGMTADWARIPHEVLEKISNKIVNNVDGVNRIVYDITSKPPSTIEWE
- the guaB gene encoding IMP dehydrogenase; this encodes MEKFIGEGLTFDDVLLVPAKSEVLPKDTQLNTKLTKKIRLNIPMMSAGMDTVTEAKMAIAMAREGGVGIIHKNMSIEKQALEVDKVKRSEHGVITDPFYLSPDHLVSDALELMERYRISGVPITDEKMRLVGIITNRDIRFEVDTSKKIDDVMTKKNLVTARKDINMEEAQEILRSHKIEKLPLIDEKGLLAGLITIKDIEKSIKYPNAAKDDSGRLLAGAAVGVTADVMDRIKALVEAKVDIIVVDTAHGHSKGVIETVAKIKTNFPDLQLIAGNVATAAATEDLIKAGVDAVKVGIGPGSICTTRVVAGVGVPQITAIMNCASAAKKYGIPTIADGGIKYSGDIAKALAAGADVVMIGSLLAGTEESPGETELYQGRRFKVYRGMGSMAAMAEGSKDRYFQEDAKKLVPEGIEGRVAYKGPISDTVYQLVGGLKAGMGYCGAGNIRDLKEKTQFVRITNAGLIESHPHDIHLTKEAPNYSRS